From Meiothermus sp., a single genomic window includes:
- a CDS encoding RAMP superfamily CRISPR-associated protein, with translation MKVQAFHLALGSISAPPSAPALWGHLAWWVRYTQGEAALRDWLEAFQHDPPFLISSAFPRGYLPRPLLPPVQVQDTVKRKKLKSLRYLSLKTFERVVQEGEGALLESPELSGDKSPRIALATQTRVGIARATGTAQEGILFTDRVYWLGQGEWTVYVQLRREADYLEEALRQIGAFGYGGKASVGLGRFEVVDVQEMELPEAENPTHYVTLAPTLPEGEGFFALETYWGRLGGHYAQAETPFKRPYLRAREGSVFQQVPSARLLDVTPEPAPEAGVRVWEYLYPFCLGVRV, from the coding sequence ATGAAGGTTCAGGCTTTTCACCTGGCGCTGGGTAGCATCAGCGCCCCGCCCAGCGCCCCCGCCCTTTGGGGCCATCTGGCCTGGTGGGTGCGCTATACCCAGGGTGAGGCGGCCTTGAGGGATTGGCTCGAGGCCTTCCAGCACGACCCCCCCTTCCTCATCTCCTCGGCCTTCCCCAGAGGCTACCTGCCCCGCCCCCTGCTGCCGCCTGTGCAGGTGCAGGACACCGTAAAGCGCAAAAAACTCAAGAGCCTACGCTACTTGAGCCTAAAAACCTTTGAGCGGGTGGTGCAGGAAGGCGAGGGGGCGCTGCTCGAGTCGCCCGAGCTTTCTGGGGATAAGAGCCCTCGGATTGCCCTGGCCACCCAGACCCGGGTGGGCATTGCCCGCGCCACCGGAACTGCACAGGAGGGCATCCTCTTCACCGACCGGGTGTACTGGCTGGGCCAGGGGGAGTGGACGGTGTATGTCCAGCTCCGCCGCGAGGCCGACTACCTGGAAGAAGCGCTGCGCCAGATTGGCGCCTTCGGCTACGGGGGCAAGGCCAGCGTGGGCCTGGGGCGCTTCGAGGTAGTGGACGTGCAGGAGATGGAGCTGCCCGAGGCCGAAAACCCCACCCACTACGTCACCCTGGCCCCTACCCTGCCCGAAGGCGAGGGGTTTTTCGCCCTGGAGACCTACTGGGGCCGTCTGGGGGGCCACTACGCCCAGGCCGAGACTCCCTTCAAGCGTCCCTACCTGCGGGCCAGGGAGGGCAGCGTATTCCAGCAGGTGCCCAGCGCCAGGTTGTTGGACGTGACCCCCGAGCCCGCTCCGGAGGCAGGGGTGCGGGTGTGGGAGTATCTCTATCCTTTCTGCTTGGGGGTGCGAGTATGA
- the cas10 gene encoding type III-A CRISPR-associated protein Cas10/Csm1: protein MHAHTSLELSLAGLLHDVGKLYQRAYWGRAPEGVADWSHPAYTDWFIGKWGALFPNPEWLAPTAARHHEGWRDKPQYQPQTPEQWCVALADTYASSERKEVDERGGHAPETPLKSVLAGLRVQGQYGQRDWGYSMVRAGQEVGQKAGEAYPEARPNVSGDTYWRVAERLDARLGELARLKPSAEALLLNLLSIFQELLWNVPSDTQGEPDVSLYDHLRLTGAIAGALWAYHGGSPSVEALRDERPEKFLLVLGDLGGIQSHIYRIQEAQTGVGGLAKRLRARSLEVSLAAEAMGLDLLRRTGFTPLQRIMSAGGKFYLLLPNTEAVRAALAEVRRDWEGWALDQGATLLPFLAEHPFAPVGFKGFSRVLQEAHQKLALAKLKPLQSRLGQPYLSAGQQSLRPCTACGARPAKSATEALCHGCERDAHVGRLIPKREEMGFFPEDAPKPHYRFPGLRAALERSDTHTLRTRLEFTPAAHPWEVRLLAGHVPTLKHAVQTGNWRDLGEYQAWAKEQGLWEEEEGGRKEDDPLTLAELAELSTGAKYLGALMLDADRMGEAFATGFVDAKGTDHSSPSRIASLSRMLELFFAGEVLEFIKNPKTYASRLGWDNLKAQEKARRYPLIYSVYAGGDDLFLLGPWDVLLEFALDLEALYQAFTRHEKLTLSGGFVLVNPSLPIPLLAEAVQEAEKAAKASGRDRLHLFGQSVPWAELRGLVDWVKDFRKHLNAESKAGLTSALAYRLLRLWRQHQQQEDPAQRMRYKPLLAYTLRERNEEIRTHYLQLADHQTPSWRHLPVWVQWGLYLER, encoded by the coding sequence ATGCATGCCCATACTTCACTAGAACTTTCACTGGCCGGGCTTTTGCACGATGTTGGCAAGCTGTACCAGCGGGCCTACTGGGGCCGTGCGCCCGAAGGGGTTGCCGACTGGAGCCACCCGGCCTACACCGATTGGTTCATTGGGAAGTGGGGGGCGCTTTTTCCGAACCCTGAGTGGCTCGCCCCCACCGCTGCCCGCCACCATGAGGGCTGGCGCGATAAGCCCCAGTACCAGCCCCAAACACCCGAACAGTGGTGCGTGGCCCTGGCCGATACCTACGCCTCGAGCGAACGCAAAGAGGTGGACGAAAGAGGCGGCCATGCCCCAGAAACCCCACTCAAGTCGGTGTTGGCAGGCCTGCGGGTGCAGGGGCAGTACGGCCAGCGGGACTGGGGCTACAGCATGGTGCGAGCCGGCCAGGAGGTGGGCCAGAAAGCGGGGGAGGCCTATCCAGAGGCCAGACCCAACGTATCGGGGGATACCTATTGGCGGGTGGCCGAGCGGCTGGACGCGCGGTTAGGGGAACTGGCCCGGCTCAAACCGAGCGCCGAAGCCCTGCTTTTGAACCTCTTGAGCATCTTCCAGGAGCTTTTGTGGAACGTGCCCTCGGACACCCAGGGCGAGCCGGATGTTTCGCTTTACGACCACCTGCGCCTCACCGGGGCCATCGCGGGGGCTTTGTGGGCCTACCACGGCGGTTCGCCCAGTGTGGAAGCCCTTAGGGATGAAAGGCCCGAGAAGTTTTTGCTGGTGCTGGGCGACCTGGGGGGCATCCAGAGCCACATCTACCGCATCCAGGAGGCCCAGACCGGGGTGGGGGGCCTGGCCAAGCGGCTGCGGGCGCGGAGCCTCGAGGTCTCCCTGGCCGCCGAGGCGATGGGCCTGGACTTGCTGCGGCGCACCGGCTTCACCCCTTTGCAACGCATCATGAGCGCGGGGGGCAAGTTCTACCTGCTGTTGCCCAACACCGAGGCGGTGCGAGCGGCGCTGGCGGAGGTGCGGCGCGACTGGGAGGGGTGGGCCTTGGATCAGGGGGCCACCCTCTTACCCTTCCTGGCCGAGCACCCTTTTGCCCCGGTCGGGTTCAAAGGCTTCAGCAGGGTGCTCCAGGAGGCCCACCAAAAGCTGGCCCTGGCCAAGCTAAAGCCCCTGCAGAGCCGGCTCGGCCAGCCCTACCTGAGCGCGGGCCAGCAGAGCCTACGCCCCTGCACGGCTTGCGGCGCTCGCCCGGCCAAATCGGCCACCGAAGCGCTTTGCCACGGCTGTGAGCGCGATGCCCACGTGGGCCGGCTGATTCCCAAGCGAGAGGAGATGGGCTTCTTCCCAGAGGACGCGCCCAAGCCCCACTACCGCTTTCCTGGCCTGCGGGCGGCCCTCGAGCGCTCCGACACCCACACCTTGCGCACCCGCCTCGAGTTCACCCCCGCGGCCCATCCCTGGGAGGTGCGCCTCCTGGCCGGCCACGTTCCCACCCTGAAGCACGCCGTGCAAACCGGAAACTGGCGCGACCTGGGCGAATACCAGGCCTGGGCCAAGGAACAGGGGCTTTGGGAGGAGGAAGAAGGGGGACGCAAGGAAGACGACCCCCTCACCCTGGCCGAGCTGGCCGAGCTCTCCACCGGGGCCAAGTACCTGGGGGCCCTGATGCTCGACGCCGACCGCATGGGCGAGGCTTTTGCCACGGGCTTTGTGGACGCGAAAGGCACCGACCACAGCAGCCCCAGCCGCATCGCGAGCCTATCGCGGATGCTCGAGCTCTTCTTTGCCGGGGAGGTGCTGGAGTTCATCAAGAACCCCAAGACCTACGCCTCGCGCCTGGGTTGGGACAACCTAAAGGCCCAGGAAAAAGCCCGACGCTACCCCCTCATCTACTCGGTCTACGCCGGGGGCGACGACCTCTTTTTGCTGGGGCCTTGGGATGTGCTCCTGGAGTTCGCCCTGGATTTGGAGGCGCTTTACCAAGCGTTCACCCGGCATGAAAAGCTCACCCTTTCGGGCGGGTTTGTGCTGGTGAACCCCAGCCTGCCCATCCCCCTGCTGGCCGAGGCGGTGCAGGAGGCCGAGAAAGCCGCCAAAGCCAGCGGACGCGACCGGTTGCACCTCTTCGGCCAGAGCGTGCCCTGGGCGGAGCTGCGCGGCCTGGTGGATTGGGTAAAAGACTTCCGGAAACACCTAAACGCCGAGAGCAAGGCGGGCCTGACCAGCGCCCTGGCCTACCGCCTGCTGCGGCTATGGCGGCAGCATCAGCAGCAGGAAGACCCCGCCCAGCGGATGCGCTACAAGCCGCTTCTGGCCTACACCCTGCGCGAGCGGAACGAGGAAATCCGAACGCACTACCTACAGCTAGCCGACCACCAAACCCCGTCCTGGCGGCACCTGCCGGTGTGGGTGCAGTGGGGGCTTTATCTGGAGCGATAA
- a CDS encoding type II toxin-antitoxin system VapB family antitoxin: MALTLKNPEVERLAEEVARLTSETKTEAIRKALLERKARLARLERPRSEVIEEFLREMHDLLPKGRRPTKEEEEEILGFGPEGY, from the coding sequence ATGGCCCTGACCCTCAAAAACCCAGAGGTTGAGCGCCTGGCCGAGGAAGTAGCCCGCCTGACCAGCGAGACCAAGACCGAGGCCATCCGCAAGGCCCTTCTGGAGCGCAAAGCCCGGCTGGCTCGGCTCGAGCGTCCGCGCAGCGAAGTCATCGAGGAGTTTCTGCGCGAGATGCACGACCTATTGCCCAAAGGCCGCCGCCCCACCAAGGAAGAAGAGGAAGAAATCCTGGGCTTTGGCCCGGAGGGTTACTGA
- the csm5 gene encoding type III-A CRISPR-associated RAMP protein Csm5 — MSFLESYRLELELLGPIHVGTGEAFPAYSYLVDEAQKEVLILDAGRLLELLSPEQQENYLQAVAQGPKRAQQSLQSLWNSRLVDPTPAILRRLSATQAFINTVKNATDAAGLEFRPLPRSPLGAYLPGSSIKGALRTAWLFKRVVRQGQDIEYKGRWQWGQKVQGDEWPLIQPPRSISTNLAQGFEALVLDYATERGTNLHRDPFRQVRVGDSEPSENLLLNRIGVFHPKGQMDQTVILAEMFRVGTKLQATLRLHTGLARQSHKDTVSHPISAQALAEACREYYQEVAAREEEFAKKNGLNTALQTYKKLEQRLQADPQAFPLRIGFGSGRMSIRLALLLDGEEGQEPKTRKTAGSASPKDGFPLGWAIARLEPH, encoded by the coding sequence ATGAGCTTTTTGGAGAGTTACCGCCTCGAGCTCGAGCTGTTGGGCCCCATCCACGTAGGCACCGGCGAGGCTTTTCCGGCCTACAGCTACCTGGTAGACGAGGCCCAAAAAGAGGTGCTCATCCTGGATGCGGGGCGGCTTTTGGAGCTGCTCTCTCCAGAACAGCAAGAAAACTACCTGCAGGCGGTGGCCCAAGGCCCCAAGCGGGCACAGCAAAGCCTGCAATCCCTCTGGAATAGCCGCCTGGTAGACCCCACCCCGGCCATCCTGCGCCGCCTCTCCGCGACCCAAGCCTTCATCAATACCGTCAAAAACGCCACCGACGCCGCGGGCCTCGAGTTCCGCCCCCTGCCCAGAAGCCCCCTGGGGGCTTACCTGCCGGGTTCCTCCATCAAGGGAGCCTTGCGCACAGCGTGGCTGTTCAAGCGGGTTGTGCGGCAAGGGCAGGATATCGAGTACAAAGGTCGCTGGCAGTGGGGCCAGAAGGTTCAAGGCGACGAATGGCCGCTCATTCAGCCTCCAAGGAGCATCAGCACCAACCTGGCTCAGGGTTTTGAGGCGCTTGTGCTGGACTACGCCACCGAACGCGGCACCAACCTGCACCGCGATCCCTTCCGCCAGGTGCGGGTAGGCGACAGCGAGCCCAGCGAGAACCTGCTTTTGAACCGCATTGGGGTCTTCCACCCCAAGGGTCAAATGGATCAGACCGTCATCCTGGCCGAGATGTTCCGGGTGGGAACCAAGCTGCAGGCCACCCTGCGCCTGCACACCGGTCTGGCCCGGCAAAGCCACAAAGACACGGTTTCTCACCCCATCTCGGCCCAAGCACTGGCCGAGGCCTGTCGGGAGTATTACCAGGAAGTAGCTGCCCGCGAGGAGGAGTTTGCCAAGAAAAACGGGCTGAATACTGCCCTGCAAACCTACAAAAAGCTCGAGCAGCGCCTTCAAGCCGACCCCCAGGCGTTCCCTCTGCGCATTGGCTTTGGCAGCGGGCGCATGTCCATCCGGCTCGCGCTTTTGCTTGATGGGGAGGAGGGCCAAGAACCCAAAACCCGCAAAACCGCCGGCTCGGCCAGCCCCAAAGACGGCTTTCCCCTAGGCTGGGCCATCGCCAGGCTCGAGCCCCACTGA
- a CDS encoding tetratricopeptide repeat protein, with the protein MLQNSVRLLGRPQLALGPEVLLFLQDKRYLLLAYLAYSGDWMSREHLAYLFWSESDTTTARKNLRHLLARVRALEWQPALETEREHLRWPVATDVAAFEQACTQSDWATALQTFGGELLQGFSADDAPEFAAWLETEREHLTQRWRGAAFRQSGVLESRGQTAQSLELLGTLLEFNPLDEEALEYYMQTAARSGETRPALRAYERFTALLKQELGLPPTLGLERLAESIRQKNQSRVRLPGIEPTPPRPAPHPPIVPDVPLASTPFVGRDLELAEIAEVLHQPECRLLTLCGPGGVGKSRLALQTALEQAAHFPDGVYFVALDSVEVPEQIPLRIAESLKLALKGADSPLSQLERSMGERTLLLVLDNYEHLLEGAGIASRLLEACPNLHLLVTSRERLNLRAEWVIQVRGLALPEGQMSLPEAQHYDAPRLFVLRVQQVRPDFVLNDQNLPQVLEVCRRVEGFPLALELAAAWARVLPLEEIVREIGNPAFMVSQSRDTEPRHRSMEAVFAHSWQLLTPAEQTALRRLSVFFGGFRTEAVKQVSAAPLPVLAALVDKSLLRLTPSGRYDRHALLYQYMQQKLEQHPAEAQETRSQHSQYYLRFLSRALGEIRGPNSKPMLEALEEELGNLRLAWSWALQAGRYQAIKEGSEALMRFFDARGRYLEGIEMFEEARQVLDQGNPQHHAALGTVLVFLGKFQQRLRQQDTAEQTTRRGLDLLRALPIPEPEPLIWGLGTLGTVANTRGQNQDALAYRLEALEKAKEIANPRLIAVCSGWVAISEDSLGNYPAAIRHYRKAIFLFKQQGNCIGTLYNTSDLGALLMDLGRFEEALPLLQEALEACRASGELVIQGETLMSLSRCYLKLGQPEQAWGCAEEALRLAAQHPQQYDEVRLYALLSQVAVTQGQLAQAEGFFLQALGLAWQEQQISEALEVLCGWAVMLGADSLEAPKILRLVAEHPQAFSADREKARSLLSTVFEGEGWTLEGAVEYFLYR; encoded by the coding sequence ATGCTGCAAAACTCGGTTCGCCTGCTGGGCAGACCTCAGCTAGCGCTGGGCCCGGAGGTGCTGCTGTTTCTCCAGGACAAGCGCTACCTGCTCTTGGCCTACCTGGCCTATAGCGGCGACTGGATGAGCCGCGAGCACCTGGCCTACCTGTTCTGGTCGGAGTCGGACACCACCACCGCCCGCAAGAACCTGCGCCACCTGCTGGCCCGGGTGCGGGCGCTCGAGTGGCAGCCCGCCCTCGAGACCGAGCGCGAGCACCTGCGCTGGCCGGTAGCCACCGATGTGGCCGCTTTTGAACAAGCCTGCACTCAGTCCGACTGGGCAACGGCCCTCCAAACCTTCGGGGGCGAGTTGTTGCAAGGCTTTAGCGCCGACGATGCACCGGAGTTTGCAGCCTGGCTCGAGACCGAGCGCGAACACCTGACCCAGCGCTGGCGCGGGGCGGCTTTTCGGCAGAGCGGGGTTCTGGAGTCGAGGGGGCAGACCGCCCAGAGCCTCGAGCTGTTGGGCACCCTCCTGGAGTTCAACCCGCTCGATGAGGAAGCCCTCGAGTACTACATGCAAACCGCCGCTCGCAGCGGGGAAACCCGCCCCGCCCTCCGGGCCTACGAGCGCTTCACAGCCCTGCTTAAGCAGGAACTGGGCCTGCCGCCCACGCTAGGCCTCGAGCGCCTGGCCGAATCCATTCGTCAGAAAAACCAGAGCCGGGTGCGCTTGCCTGGGATCGAACCTACCCCACCCCGTCCAGCGCCCCATCCACCCATCGTCCCAGACGTTCCGCTGGCCTCCACGCCGTTTGTGGGGCGCGACCTCGAGCTGGCCGAAATCGCCGAGGTGCTTCATCAGCCGGAGTGCCGCCTGCTCACCCTCTGCGGCCCTGGGGGGGTGGGCAAGTCGCGCCTGGCCCTGCAAACCGCACTTGAGCAGGCCGCGCACTTCCCCGATGGGGTCTATTTTGTGGCGCTCGACTCGGTGGAGGTGCCCGAGCAAATCCCCCTGCGCATCGCCGAGAGCCTCAAACTGGCCCTCAAAGGGGCCGACTCCCCCTTAAGCCAGCTCGAGCGCAGCATGGGGGAACGCACCCTGCTCCTGGTACTGGACAACTACGAGCACCTGCTCGAGGGAGCCGGTATCGCCAGCAGGCTGCTGGAAGCCTGTCCCAACCTGCATCTGCTGGTAACCTCCCGCGAACGGCTCAACCTGCGCGCCGAGTGGGTGATTCAGGTTCGGGGGCTGGCGCTGCCCGAAGGCCAGATGTCGCTGCCCGAGGCCCAGCACTACGATGCGCCGCGGCTGTTCGTGCTGCGGGTGCAGCAGGTGCGGCCCGATTTTGTCCTGAATGACCAGAACTTGCCGCAAGTCCTGGAGGTCTGCCGCCGGGTGGAGGGGTTTCCGTTGGCGCTCGAGCTGGCCGCCGCCTGGGCCCGGGTGCTGCCCCTGGAGGAGATTGTGCGGGAGATTGGCAACCCCGCGTTCATGGTCAGTCAGAGCCGCGACACCGAGCCCCGCCACCGCAGCATGGAGGCCGTCTTCGCACACTCTTGGCAGCTCCTAACCCCCGCCGAGCAGACCGCCTTGCGGCGGCTGTCAGTGTTCTTCGGCGGCTTCCGCACCGAGGCCGTGAAGCAGGTCAGCGCCGCGCCACTTCCGGTGCTGGCGGCCCTGGTAGACAAATCCCTACTACGGCTCACCCCCTCGGGTCGCTACGATCGCCATGCGCTGCTCTACCAGTACATGCAACAAAAGCTCGAGCAGCACCCCGCCGAGGCGCAGGAGACCCGCAGCCAACACAGCCAGTATTACCTGCGCTTTCTAAGCCGCGCCCTGGGAGAGATTCGCGGCCCCAACTCCAAACCGATGCTAGAAGCCCTGGAAGAGGAGCTGGGCAACCTGCGGCTGGCCTGGAGCTGGGCACTGCAAGCCGGGCGCTACCAGGCCATCAAGGAGGGTAGCGAAGCGCTCATGCGCTTCTTCGATGCGCGGGGGCGCTATCTTGAAGGCATCGAGATGTTCGAGGAGGCCCGTCAGGTTCTGGATCAAGGCAACCCACAACACCACGCTGCCCTGGGGACGGTGCTGGTGTTTTTGGGTAAGTTCCAGCAGCGCCTGCGCCAGCAGGACACCGCCGAGCAAACCACCCGGCGGGGCCTGGACTTGCTGCGTGCGCTGCCCATCCCCGAGCCGGAGCCGCTGATCTGGGGGCTGGGCACGTTGGGCACGGTTGCCAATACCCGGGGTCAAAACCAAGACGCCCTGGCCTACCGCCTCGAGGCGCTCGAGAAGGCCAAGGAAATCGCCAACCCTCGCCTGATTGCAGTCTGTTCGGGCTGGGTGGCCATCTCCGAGGACTCACTGGGCAACTACCCCGCGGCCATCCGCCACTACCGGAAGGCGATTTTTCTGTTCAAACAGCAGGGCAACTGCATCGGCACCCTGTACAACACTTCCGATCTTGGCGCCTTGTTGATGGACTTGGGCCGCTTCGAGGAAGCCCTGCCACTGCTGCAAGAGGCCCTCGAGGCGTGCCGTGCCAGCGGCGAGCTGGTGATCCAAGGTGAAACCCTGATGAGCCTCAGCCGATGCTACTTGAAGCTAGGCCAGCCGGAGCAGGCCTGGGGGTGCGCCGAGGAAGCTCTGCGGCTGGCCGCCCAGCACCCCCAGCAGTACGACGAGGTGCGGCTATATGCCCTGCTAAGCCAGGTTGCGGTCACCCAGGGCCAGCTCGCTCAAGCAGAGGGTTTTTTCCTACAGGCCCTGGGCCTGGCCTGGCAAGAGCAGCAGATTTCTGAGGCGCTCGAGGTGCTGTGCGGCTGGGCAGTCATGCTTGGCGCGGATAGCCTCGAGGCCCCAAAAATCTTGCGACTCGTAGCCGAGCACCCCCAGGCCTTTAGTGCGGACAGGGAGAAGGCTCGATCCTTATTGAGTACCGTTTTCGAGGGTGAAGGATGGACGCTTGAGGGGGCTGTTGAGTATTTCCTGTACCGCTGA
- the cas6 gene encoding CRISPR-associated endoribonuclease Cas6 — translation MMLAAIVLTLEGPARPDPDGWRGLVYGLLKQIDPDLHSAQPNPFSLGLGGAEGQWWVRIGLLEEGLYARLSPHLFGLAGQSVKLKAPFRVKAVLQEGHPWAGVSTYPKLFQGQASASLGFQFASPTFFRRKGHSYPLPEPKLVFDSLVQRWNAFAPVKVPEEVQQAWERLTVSGFQGRTHRIAPNEDERGVGFVGRVVYYLPKASPTEAQWMQALGRFAFYAGVGAKTSLGFGRVRGFDPLRKEETADGRTETEDSAGVAEP, via the coding sequence ATGATGCTCGCGGCCATCGTCCTCACCCTAGAAGGCCCCGCCCGCCCCGACCCCGACGGCTGGCGCGGCCTGGTGTATGGCCTGCTGAAGCAGATAGACCCCGACCTCCACAGCGCCCAGCCCAACCCCTTCAGCCTGGGGCTGGGCGGGGCCGAGGGGCAGTGGTGGGTGCGGATTGGACTGTTGGAAGAGGGCCTCTACGCCCGGCTCTCGCCGCACCTGTTTGGCCTGGCGGGCCAGAGCGTCAAGCTCAAGGCGCCTTTTCGGGTCAAGGCTGTTTTGCAGGAAGGGCACCCCTGGGCCGGCGTGAGCACCTACCCTAAGCTCTTCCAGGGCCAGGCCTCGGCCAGCCTGGGGTTTCAGTTTGCCAGCCCCACCTTCTTCCGCCGCAAGGGGCATAGCTACCCCCTGCCCGAGCCCAAGCTGGTCTTCGACTCGCTGGTGCAGCGTTGGAACGCCTTCGCCCCGGTCAAGGTGCCCGAGGAGGTGCAGCAGGCCTGGGAGCGCCTCACGGTGAGCGGGTTCCAGGGCCGCACCCACCGCATCGCGCCCAACGAGGACGAGCGGGGGGTGGGCTTTGTGGGCCGGGTGGTCTACTACCTACCCAAGGCCAGCCCCACCGAGGCCCAGTGGATGCAGGCTTTGGGGCGCTTTGCCTTTTACGCCGGGGTGGGAGCCAAGACCAGCTTGGGGTTTGGGCGGGTGCGGGGGTTTGACCCACTGCGCAAGGAGGAAACTGCGGATGGAAGAACTGAAACAGAGGATTCAGCAGGCGTGGCAGAGCCTTAA
- the csm2 gene encoding type III-A CRISPR-associated protein Csm2: MEFFENLEKGIYQKGLFDEEAKRWAQELRNEGQGQNKLKSSQFRNYFHEFRRLEDVFERYKREAGSDTEQAWRKLLSQIELLRAKLAYGGRSNGGPLQNFPLFRQKMDELLSEAKKSEKHFAATMLFLEAVLAYFYGLEGERNHESAPRGPERPQSHGRR, encoded by the coding sequence ATGGAGTTTTTTGAAAACCTGGAAAAGGGCATTTACCAAAAGGGGCTTTTTGATGAGGAGGCCAAGCGTTGGGCGCAGGAGCTTCGCAATGAGGGCCAGGGCCAGAACAAGCTGAAGTCCAGCCAGTTTCGCAACTACTTCCACGAGTTTCGCAGGCTCGAGGACGTCTTTGAGCGCTACAAGCGCGAAGCGGGGAGCGACACAGAACAGGCTTGGCGAAAGCTCTTATCCCAGATAGAGCTGCTGCGGGCCAAGCTAGCCTATGGGGGGCGCTCCAATGGGGGGCCTTTGCAAAACTTCCCCCTCTTCCGGCAAAAGATGGACGAGCTCCTTTCCGAGGCCAAAAAGAGCGAGAAGCACTTTGCTGCAACCATGCTCTTTTTAGAAGCGGTGCTGGCGTACTTTTACGGACTGGAAGGAGAGCGGAACCACGAGTCTGCTCCTCGCGGCCCCGAGCGGCCTCAGTCCCATGGCAGGAGGTAA
- the csm3 gene encoding type III-A CRISPR-associated RAMP protein Csm3, translating to MKLLGYKRIHGIIRLKSGLRIGMSKDQMAIGDVDNPVIRNPLTDEPYIPGSSLKGKMRYLLEWHLGGDYIARSTEKHVYVPDDPNDPVGRIFGSAPSNEAQRRVAQQRGPTRLLVRDAYLTPASKQALEAMTARGGYLTEVKQEVFIPRIGGNANPRTAERVPAGAEFAFEMVYRMMDTGDGGKTDQDNFRHVEKALELLQLDGLGGYISRGYGQVELDYQVEEK from the coding sequence GTGAAACTGCTCGGCTACAAGCGCATACACGGCATCATCCGGCTCAAAAGTGGGCTGCGGATTGGCATGAGCAAAGACCAGATGGCCATTGGGGACGTGGATAACCCGGTCATCCGCAACCCCCTCACCGACGAGCCCTACATCCCGGGCTCCTCGCTCAAGGGCAAGATGCGGTATTTGCTCGAGTGGCACCTGGGCGGCGACTACATCGCCCGTTCTACGGAAAAGCACGTGTATGTTCCCGACGACCCCAACGACCCCGTCGGACGCATTTTTGGCAGTGCTCCCAGCAACGAGGCCCAGCGCCGCGTAGCCCAGCAGCGCGGCCCCACCCGCCTCCTGGTGCGCGACGCCTACCTGACGCCGGCGTCCAAGCAGGCCCTCGAGGCCATGACCGCCCGCGGCGGCTACCTGACCGAGGTCAAGCAGGAGGTCTTCATCCCCCGCATCGGCGGCAACGCCAACCCCCGCACCGCCGAGCGGGTGCCCGCCGGGGCCGAGTTTGCCTTCGAGATGGTCTACCGGATGATGGACACCGGCGATGGCGGAAAAACAGACCAGGATAACTTCCGTCACGTTGAGAAGGCCCTCGAGCTCCTCCAACTCGACGGTCTGGGCGGCTACATCAGCCGGGGCTATGGGCAGGTGGAGCTCGATTATCAGGTCGAGGAAAAATGA